A window of the bacterium genome harbors these coding sequences:
- a CDS encoding NAD(+)/NADH kinase has protein sequence MKGLILLSLTKDKKQSLQKGKELLQELLNKNFEVRLDEEIAYLLRFPHLSLKEEEVKDIELVVVGGGDGTILKASHFAAPLGIPILGVNMGRFGFLAEFTINQAVQAIEDFFQGKVYIEERMMLSAEIKKKVFYALNDVVISKGGISRILNVETRVGEELLAVYPADGVIVSTPTGSTAYSLSAGGPIVDPSVELIILTPICPHTLSARSLVLKPEEEIKLSIRPPNPGSAFLTVDGQEGIPIGDEKVVVKRAPFRCKFVLSCNYSFHRKVRSLLRWGARKGVI, from the coding sequence ATGAAGGGACTAATTCTCCTCTCGCTAACAAAAGACAAGAAACAATCCCTACAAAAGGGCAAGGAGCTTTTGCAGGAGCTTCTTAACAAAAATTTTGAGGTAAGGCTTGATGAGGAAATAGCTTATCTTCTTCGTTTTCCCCATCTCTCTTTGAAGGAAGAAGAGGTCAAGGACATAGAGCTCGTCGTTGTTGGAGGTGGCGATGGAACGATACTCAAAGCCAGCCACTTCGCCGCTCCCCTCGGTATCCCAATTCTCGGAGTGAACATGGGTCGCTTCGGCTTTCTCGCCGAATTCACTATCAATCAAGCCGTTCAAGCGATAGAGGATTTTTTCCAAGGAAAGGTCTACATTGAGGAAAGGATGATGTTATCAGCGGAGATAAAGAAGAAGGTATTTTATGCTTTGAACGATGTCGTTATAAGCAAGGGGGGAATTTCCCGAATCCTAAATGTGGAGACGAGAGTGGGCGAGGAGCTCCTTGCCGTTTACCCTGCGGATGGTGTCATTGTGTCCACGCCTACGGGCTCAACTGCCTACTCGCTCTCCGCTGGCGGTCCCATTGTGGACCCATCCGTTGAGCTAATCATCCTCACCCCCATCTGCCCTCATACCCTCAGCGCCCGGTCCCTCGTCCTTAAACCAGAGGAGGAAATAAAACTCAGCATTCGCCCACCCAATCCAGGCTCTGCCTTCCTAACAGTTGATGGGCAGGAGGGAATTCCCATAGGTGATGAGAAAGTAGTCGTGAAGAGAGCCCCTTTTCGCTGCAAATTCGTCCTCTCCTGCAATTACTCATTTCACAGGAAGGTGCGCTCCCTCCTCCGCTGGGGAGCAAGGAAGGGGGTAATTTGA
- a CDS encoding beta-glucosidase has translation MAKKLTFPPQFYWGTATASYQIEGGWNEDGKGESIWDTFSHTQGKIRDGSTGDVACDHYHRWKEDVALMKEIGCNAYRFSISWPRVIPKGKGKVNPLGLSFYDRLVDALLESNITPFITLYHWDLPQALQDEGGWANRDTAYYFAEYASVVANKLGDRVKHWITHNEPWVVAWIGYGWGEHAPGIKNEKVATQVAHHLLLSHGLAVEVLRDISPDSEVGITLNLSPIHPASDSEEDRLAASRQDGFLNRWFLDPVFRGHYPPDILELYSAYAPKVSPGDMAIISRRIDFLGINYYSRGIVRFNPKAGPLQAEGVAPEGAEFTEMGWEIYPPGIYEIIKRVWEDYQPKKIYITENGAAFADEIAPDGRVHDPKRIDYLREHFIQAHKAIEEGANLCGYFIWTLMDNFEWAHGFTKRFGIVYTDYPTQRRIMKDSALWYKKVIEENGVNI, from the coding sequence ATGGCTAAGAAGTTAACTTTTCCACCCCAGTTTTATTGGGGAACCGCTACAGCCTCCTACCAGATTGAGGGGGGCTGGAATGAGGATGGCAAGGGAGAATCAATCTGGGATACCTTCTCCCACACTCAGGGCAAGATAAGGGACGGCTCAACGGGAGATGTAGCCTGCGACCATTATCACCGCTGGAAGGAAGATGTCGCTCTGATGAAGGAGATAGGATGCAACGCATATAGGTTCTCCATCTCCTGGCCGCGGGTTATCCCCAAAGGGAAAGGGAAGGTCAACCCCTTGGGTCTTTCCTTCTACGACCGCTTAGTGGATGCCCTGTTGGAGTCTAATATAACCCCCTTCATAACCCTCTATCACTGGGACCTCCCCCAAGCACTCCAAGATGAAGGAGGATGGGCTAATAGGGATACCGCTTATTATTTCGCGGAGTATGCGAGCGTTGTGGCTAATAAATTAGGGGATAGAGTAAAGCATTGGATAACCCACAACGAGCCCTGGGTAGTTGCCTGGATAGGATATGGCTGGGGTGAGCACGCCCCGGGGATAAAAAACGAGAAAGTAGCTACTCAAGTAGCCCATCATCTCCTCCTCTCCCATGGCTTGGCAGTGGAAGTATTGAGGGATATCTCTCCCGATTCCGAGGTCGGTATAACCCTCAACCTCTCCCCCATCCATCCAGCCAGCGATTCTGAAGAGGATAGGTTAGCAGCTTCCAGACAGGATGGCTTCCTCAATCGCTGGTTCTTGGACCCCGTCTTCCGTGGACATTATCCTCCCGATATACTTGAGCTCTATTCCGCTTATGCCCCCAAAGTTTCGCCAGGCGATATGGCGATTATCTCCCGTAGAATTGATTTCCTGGGAATAAATTACTACTCTCGGGGAATCGTGAGATTCAATCCGAAGGCTGGTCCTCTGCAGGCAGAGGGAGTTGCTCCTGAGGGAGCGGAGTTCACTGAGATGGGATGGGAGATTTATCCGCCGGGAATATATGAGATAATAAAGAGGGTTTGGGAAGATTATCAGCCGAAGAAGATTTACATAACCGAGAACGGGGCTGCTTTCGCCGACGAAATCGCTCCCGATGGAAGGGTTCACGACCCAAAGAGGATAGATTATCTGCGAGAGCATTTCATCCAAGCGCATAAGGCAATAGAGGAGGGTGCAAATCTCTGCGGATACTTCATCTGGACGCTTATGGATAATTTTGAATGGGCGCACGGCTTCACGAAGAGGTTCGGCATAGTTTACACCGATTATCCAACCCAAAGAAGGATAATGAAGGATAGCGCCCTCTGGTATAAGAAGGTCATTGAGGAAAACGGCGTAAATATTTAA
- the recN gene encoding DNA repair protein RecN produces the protein MRINFGAGFNVLTGETGAGKSIVIDALNSLAGGKIDPIMLSQETFLEGTFDISSSPGIKSLLEEAGLPSEDFLIISRDFSGGRGIARVMGRIVPLQFLSRLGDLLLDIHGQHEHQSLLKQPYHLELLDSWGSGIIEQRKKVGELFSKLQRRKREYEEISERMKERERLLSLYEFQLKEINEAKLVPGEEEELKKEALLLSNAEKIYQNLSFAFSLLKGKEPSVEDLLGRVEVLIEEVAGYDERLKELLDLMREAYSLIEEGATMLGSYVSDIEFNPQRLEEVESRLYLISRLKQKYGGSIEEILAYRDKIEREMLSLSEGEERLEGLKREIEELEGELEREAKKLSQMRRECASYLEEMVVKHLRDLGMEKARFKVSISEKEMDSKGMDRVEFLFSANPGQPLLPLQRIASGGELSRFMLAAKSALREADPVPILVFDEIDQGVGGEMGFVLGEKLRQLSRGRQVIVVTHLPQIACFADYHFLVKKLESTLHTEVKIEKLDREGRVEELTRMLGGSESAPTAYRHAEELLERYGSSEVGDKGHSEN, from the coding sequence ATGCGCATAAATTTCGGTGCGGGATTCAATGTCCTCACCGGCGAAACTGGCGCCGGCAAGTCAATTGTGATTGATGCCTTAAACTCCCTCGCAGGTGGTAAAATTGACCCCATTATGCTCTCTCAAGAAACCTTCCTTGAAGGAACCTTTGATATATCCTCATCCCCGGGGATTAAATCCCTCTTGGAAGAGGCGGGACTTCCCTCCGAGGATTTCCTCATAATAAGCAGGGATTTCAGCGGTGGGAGGGGAATAGCAAGGGTTATGGGAAGGATAGTGCCTCTGCAATTCCTGAGCAGGTTAGGAGACCTTCTGTTAGATATCCACGGTCAACACGAGCATCAATCACTCCTAAAGCAGCCTTATCATCTGGAACTCTTGGATAGTTGGGGGAGCGGAATAATTGAGCAGAGGAAGAAGGTAGGGGAACTCTTTTCTAAGCTACAGAGGAGAAAGAGGGAATATGAGGAGATATCCGAGAGAATGAAGGAAAGGGAGAGGCTCCTTTCCCTTTACGAGTTTCAGCTCAAGGAGATAAACGAGGCTAAGCTCGTCCCCGGGGAGGAAGAGGAATTGAAAAAGGAAGCCCTTCTCCTCTCCAATGCGGAGAAAATCTATCAGAATCTCTCCTTTGCCTTCTCTTTATTGAAGGGCAAGGAACCCTCGGTAGAGGATTTGCTCGGCAGGGTTGAGGTCCTCATTGAGGAAGTGGCTGGCTATGATGAGAGATTGAAAGAGCTTCTGGACTTGATGAGGGAGGCTTACTCCCTTATTGAAGAGGGGGCAACGATGCTTGGCTCCTATGTAAGCGATATAGAGTTCAATCCCCAAAGACTTGAGGAAGTTGAAAGCAGGCTCTATCTCATATCTCGCCTCAAGCAAAAATACGGAGGTAGCATTGAGGAGATACTGGCGTATAGGGATAAGATAGAACGGGAGATGCTTTCCCTCTCCGAAGGGGAAGAGAGGTTAGAGGGATTGAAGAGGGAGATAGAGGAATTAGAGGGCGAGTTGGAAAGGGAAGCGAAAAAATTATCCCAGATGAGAAGGGAATGTGCGAGCTATTTGGAGGAGATGGTTGTGAAACATCTGCGAGATTTGGGGATGGAGAAGGCGCGGTTTAAGGTCTCTATAAGCGAGAAAGAGATGGATAGCAAAGGGATGGATAGGGTGGAGTTCCTCTTCAGCGCAAATCCGGGTCAACCCCTGCTTCCTCTTCAGAGGATAGCCTCTGGCGGGGAACTCTCCCGCTTTATGCTTGCCGCTAAGAGCGCTCTGCGGGAAGCGGACCCAGTTCCAATCCTCGTCTTTGACGAAATAGACCAAGGAGTGGGCGGTGAAATGGGCTTTGTCTTGGGCGAGAAGTTGCGTCAGCTCAGCCGAGGAAGGCAAGTGATAGTCGTCACACATCTTCCTCAAATCGCTTGTTTCGCTGACTATCACTTTCTTGTGAAAAAGTTAGAGAGCACCCTACATACGGAGGTAAAGATAGAAAAACTAGACAGGGAAGGGAGGGTGGAGGAATTAACGAGGATGCTCGGAGGGAGCGAGTCCGCTCCCACTGCCTATCGCCACGCTGAGGAGCTACTAGAAAGATATGGGAGCAGCGAAGTTGGAGATAAAGGGCATAGCGAGAATTGA